The nucleotide sequence GGCCCACACCGGGACCCTGAGCGAGCGGCGCAGCGGGATGAAGCGTTGCGTCATGCGCGGACCCGGCTACCCGTCGCCTCGGCCATCAGCGCCCCGGCAGCCGCAGCAGCGGCGCCGGGTCTACCGGCTTGCCGCCGCGGCGAATTTCGAAGTGGAATTCGGGCTGCGCGGCCTTGCCGCCCTGTCCGCCGATGCCGACCCGCTCCCCCGCCTTGACCGCGTCGCCCACCGACACGGTGGTGCGGGCGAGTTCGCCGTAGTGGCTCTGCCAGCCATTGCCGTGGTCGATCACCACCAGCTTGCCCCAGCGGCTGGCGTCCGCGCCGACGGAGAGGACGATGCCGCCGGCCGCGGCGCGGACCATGTCGCCGGTGCCGACCGCGAAATCGAGCCCGGCGTGCCCGCCGCCGTCGGGGCGGCGCTTCCAGCCGAGAATCACCTTCCCGTCATGCGGGCGATCGAACCAGGGCTCGGCAGGGGCCGCGGCAGGATTGCGCTTGGGCAGGACCGCCGGAACGATCAGCTTCTGGCCGAGCTTCACCGTCCCTATGGAATCGAGCCCATTGGCCAGCGCGATATCGCGCGCCGGCACGCCATAGCGCTCGGCGATCTCGCTCAGCGTGTCGCCTGCTTTGACGGTGTGGGTGCGCTGGCGCGGGATGATCAGCGTCTGCCCGATCTTCACCGGGTAGGGCGCGGCAATGCCGTTGGCCTCGGCGATCACGGTTTCGGGCACGCCGGCGCGGTTCGCGATGCCCTTGAGCGTTTCGCCCTCCTCGACCACGTGCTTCGTCTCGGTCGCGGGATCGCCCGCTGCGACCAGCAGCGTGGCCGCCGGCAGCAAGGCGATCCACCGGATCATTCGGCGTAGCTTTCGGCCAGCTGGCCGATAGAGGCATAGTGGGTCAGATCGACGTGAAGCGGCGTCACGGCGATGTATCCGTCGTCGACGGCCTCGAGGTCGGTGCCGTGGTCGAGCGTGTGCTCGACGTCGTCGAGCCCGAACCAGAAGTAGGGTCGACCGCGCGGATCGGTGCCCTCGACCAGCGAGCCGCGCGCGTAATCGTGAAAGCCCTGGCGGACGACGCGAATGCCGCGCACGTCGCTCGCTGCGACCGCCGGGAAGTTGACGTTGACCAGCGTGCGCCTGGCGAGCGGCATGTCGAGCAGCGGCTGCAGCACGTTCGCGGCCCACTTTTCCGCCGCGGCAAATCCGTGGCCACCGTCGCGCAAGGCCTGGCTCAATGCGACTGCCTTCATCCCGGCCAGCGCGCCTTCCATAGCCGCCGAGATGGTGCCCGAATAAGTCACGTCGTCGGCCAGATTCTCGCCATTGTTGATGCCCGAAATGATCAAGTCCGGGCGGCGATCGCTGAACAGCTTGCGCAGCGCCAGGTTG is from Croceibacterium aestuarii and encodes:
- the surE gene encoding 5'/3'-nucleotidase SurE, whose product is MRILLTNDDGIHAPGLALLERIAAELSDDIWVCAPAEEQSGAGHSLTLHMPVRLQEHGAKRFAVTGTPTDAVNLALRKLFSDRRPDLIISGINNGENLADDVTYSGTISAAMEGALAGMKAVALSQALRDGGHGFAAAEKWAANVLQPLLDMPLARRTLVNVNFPAVAASDVRGIRVVRQGFHDYARGSLVEGTDPRGRPYFWFGLDDVEHTLDHGTDLEAVDDGYIAVTPLHVDLTHYASIGQLAESYAE
- a CDS encoding LysM peptidoglycan-binding domain-containing protein, producing MIRWIALLPAATLLVAAGDPATETKHVVEEGETLKGIANRAGVPETVIAEANGIAAPYPVKIGQTLIIPRQRTHTVKAGDTLSEIAERYGVPARDIALANGLDSIGTVKLGQKLIVPAVLPKRNPAAAPAEPWFDRPHDGKVILGWKRRPDGGGHAGLDFAVGTGDMVRAAAGGIVLSVGADASRWGKLVVIDHGNGWQSHYGELARTTVSVGDAVKAGERVGIGGQGGKAAQPEFHFEIRRGGKPVDPAPLLRLPGR